A part of Sugiyamaella lignohabitans strain CBS 10342 chromosome D, complete sequence genomic DNA contains:
- a CDS encoding gluconokinase (Putative gluconokinase; sequence similarity to bacterial and human gluconokinase; green fluorescent protein (GFP)-fusion protein localizes to the cytoplasm; upregulated by deletion of the RNAP-II associated factor, PAF1; GO_component: GO:0005737 - cytoplasm [Evidence IEA,IEA]; GO_component: GO:0005737 - cytoplasm [Evidence IDA] [PMID 14562095]; GO_function: GO:0005524 - ATP binding [Evidence IEA]; GO_function: GO:0046316 - gluconokinase activity [Evidence IEA]; GO_function: GO:0016301 - kinase activity [Evidence IEA,IEA]; GO_function: GO:0003674 - molecular_function [Evidence ND]; GO_function: GO:0000166 - nucleotide binding [Evidence IEA]; GO_function: GO:0016740 - transferase activity [Evidence IEA]; GO_process: GO:0046177 - D-gluconate catabolic process [Evidence IEA]; GO_process: GO:0019521 - D-gluconate metabolic process [Evidence IEA]; GO_process: GO:0008150 - biological_process [Evidence ND]; GO_process: GO:0005975 - carbohydrate metabolic process [Evidence IEA]; GO_process: GO:0016310 - phosphorylation [Evidence IEA]) → MSNGIPLTDDDRWDWLADVAATSSRAAAGNESTYIAVAACSALTPKYREFLKSKVLPGTRIVIAFMWAPEEVLVARVGARKNHYMGTNMVASQAALMQVPKDEELLENGGFSIPMSTVDQDPTFIAGEVVKKVNAFLK, encoded by the coding sequence atgTCGAATGGTATTCCCTTGACAGATGACGATAGATGGGATTGGTTGGCTGATGTAGCTGCCACTTCGAGCcgggctgctgctggaaacGAGTCGACCTATATCGCTGTGGCTGCTTGTTCCGCTCTGACCCCTAAATATAGAGAGTTCCTCAAATCCAAGGTTCTCCCCGGAACCCGCATCGTTATTGCATTTATGTGGGCTCCCGAGGAGGTGCTCGTAGCCCGTGTCGGTGCTCGCAAGAACCACTACATGGGCACAAACATGGTTGCTAGTCAGGCTGCTTTAATGCAAGTGCCAAAAGATGAGGAGCTCCTCGAGAACGGTGGTTTCTCTATCCCCATGTCGACCGTCGACCAGGACCCAACTTTTATTGCCGGTGAGGTAGTCAAGAAGGTGAACGCCTTTTTAAAATAG
- the FMO1 gene encoding Fmo1p (Flavin-containing monooxygenase; localized to the cytoplasmic face of the ER membrane; catalyzes oxidation of biological thiols to maintain the ER redox buffer ratio for correct folding of disulfide-bonded proteins; GO_component: GO:0005789 - endoplasmic reticulum membrane [Evidence IDA] [PMID 10077572]; GO_function: GO:0004499 - N,N-dimethylaniline monooxygenase activity [Evidence IEA]; GO_function: GO:0004499 - N,N-dimethylaniline monooxygenase activity [Evidence IDA] [PMID 10600176]; GO_function: GO:0050661 - NADP binding [Evidence IEA]; GO_function: GO:0050660 - flavin adenine dinucleotide binding [Evidence IEA]; GO_function: GO:0004497 - monooxygenase activity [Evidence IEA]; GO_function: GO:0016491 - oxidoreductase activity [Evidence IEA]; GO_process: GO:0055114 - oxidation-reduction process [Evidence IEA,IEA]; GO_process: GO:0006457 - protein folding [Evidence IDA] [PMID 10077572]) produces MNVKRIAIIGAGPAGAAGLDSFLSHGFTDIRVFERRPLPGGTWVGDTELGFASNTGNTVPPIDDEVGDVPVEIPPEAASATEESPYVRKATIKARRFDEPTLYSQLETNILPELMSFKRRSMPKNLLSNSVSKYENEDVFRSYKTIQEYVGEFFTGENEKYVSYNTSVEQAEQPDGPGTKWVLTLKRQNGQNNNEEWWTEEFDGVYAASGRYNVPRVSHINGLDEVAKAVPQGVIEHTKWFRGAESYKGKKVLIVGASVSTTDIIQLVKETAQLPLYLSVRHVAPAYRAGFEQPFVDGRGSITSVSLNESGKSIDVIFEDGSTVTNIEKLVLATGYNFSYPYLEKYTQKFGGIVRNNVLHNVFLTTWWSEDPTLVLPGVFTEGINFRCMETQAMATAALWSGFPGSGFPSKEICVQWEADRRKFKTPAQWHFWFPHFDNIIEAIAKVGGGYKALCEFAGITSSDLKTFVPVYEKGIAFKCLFFTKVANEYMLKHPKTLQQYNQTVALLKTKTVEPDPTAAEADHELFKRLFVNWSGGRGEPKIPSKIQTTELSEKTPVVTEVAVK; encoded by the coding sequence ATGAATGTCAAAAGAATAGCCATTATTGGAGCAGGACCCGCTGGTGCAGCAGGCCTAGATTCTTTTCTCTCCCATGGATTTACAGATATCCGAGTTTTCGAGAGAAGGCCTTTGCCAGGTGGGACCTGGGTCGGCGACACTGAACTTGGATTCGCATCAAATACTGGCAATACAGTACCCCCAATAGATGACGAAGTAGGCGATGTTCCGGTTGAAATACCACCCGAAGCAGCCAGTGCTACAGAAGAAAGCCCGTATGTTAGAAAGGCGACAATTAAAGCTCGGAGGTTTGACGAGCCAACATTATATTCTCAGCTTGAAACTAATATCCTTCCTGAATTGATGTCCtttaaaagaagaagcatgCCAAAAAACTTACTATCTAATTCGGTATCAAAATACGAAAATGAAGATGTCTTCAGATCATACAAGACTATTCAGGAATATGTGGGCGAATTTTTCACTGgcgaaaatgaaaaatatgtATCTTACAATACAAGCGTAGAACAAGCTGAGCAGCCAGATGGACCGGGAACTAAGTGGGTGCTAACGCTTAAACGACAAAATGGCCAGAATAATAACGAAGAATGGTGGACGGAAGAGTTCGACGGTGTTTATGCGGCCTCTGGTCGGTACAATGTACCTAGAGTTTCTCACATAAATGGCCTAGACGAAGTCGCAAAAGCTGTACCCCAGGGAGTCATTGAGCATACTAAATGGTTTCGAGGTGCTGAAAGCTACAAGGGAAAAAAGGTTTTAATTGTCGGAGCCTCGGTTAGTACTACTGATATTATCCAGCTTGTTAAAGAGACAGCTCAGCTTCCGCTGTATCTATCCGTTCGTCATGTAGCCCCAGCGTATAGAGCTGGATTCGAACAACCTTTTGTGGATGGCCGGGGATCTATTACAAGCGTTTCCCTCAATGAAAGCGGAAAGTCCATAGATGTCATCTTTGAAGACGGTTCTACAGTCACTAATATTGAGAAGCTTGTGCTAGCCACTGGTTACAACTTTTCATATCCTTATCTCGAAAAATATACTCAGAAATTTGGAGGCATTGTCCGTAATAATGTACTGCACAATGTGTTCTTGACTACTTGGTGGTCGGAAGACCCAACTTTAGTACTCCCAGGAGTTTTCACCGAAGGCATTAACTTTCGGTGCATGGAAACACAGGCCATGGCGACAGCAGCATTATGGTCAGGCTTccctggatctggatttCCATCTAAAGAAATATGTGTTCAATGGGAAGCAGACCGAAGAAAATTCAAGACACCAGCTCAGTGGCATTTTTGGTTCCCTCattttgataatattatagaGGCTATTGCCAAAGTAGGAGGTGGGTATAAAGCACTCTGTGAATTTGCCGGCATAACTAGTAGTGATCTTAAAACCTTCGTTCCTGTTTACGAGAAAGGCATTGCATTCAaatgtttgtttttcaCCAAGGTCGCCAATGAATACATGCTGAAACACCCTAAAACTCTCCAGCAATACAACCAGACAGTGGCCCTGTTAAAAACTAAAACCGTCGAACCAGACCCAACTGCGGCCGAAGCTGATCACGAACTATTCAAGAGACTCTTTGTCAACTGGTCAGGTGGTCGTGGAGAGCCGAAAATCCCCTCTAAGATCCAAACTACCGAATTGTCAGAGAAAACTCCAGTGGTAACTGAAGTCGCTGTTAAATAA
- the ATP20 gene encoding F1F0 ATP synthase subunit g (Subunit g of the mitochondrial F1F0 ATP synthase; reversibly phosphorylated on two residues; unphosphorylated form is required for dimerization of the ATP synthase complex, which in turn determines oligomerization of the complex and the shape of inner membrane cristae; GO_component: GO:0016020 - membrane [Evidence IEA]; GO_component: GO:0031966 - mitochondrial membrane [Evidence IEA]; GO_component: GO:0000276 - mitochondrial proton-transporting ATP synthase complex, coupling factor F(o) [Evidence IEA]; GO_component: GO:0000276 - mitochondrial proton-transporting ATP synthase complex, coupling factor F(o) [Evidence IMP,IPI,ISS] [PMID 10336613]; GO_component: GO:0005739 - mitochondrion [Evidence IEA]; GO_component: GO:0005739 - mitochondrion [Evidence IDA] [PMID 16823961]; GO_component: GO:0045263 - proton-transporting ATP synthase complex, coupling factor F(o) [Evidence IEA]; GO_function: GO:0015078 - hydrogen ion transmembrane transporter activity [Evidence IEA]; GO_function: GO:0046933 - proton-transporting ATP synthase activity, rotational mechanism [Evidence IDA] [PMID 20691145]; GO_function: GO:0005198 - structural molecule activity [Evidence IMP,IPI] [PMID 9857174]; GO_process: GO:0006754 - ATP biosynthetic process [Evidence IEA]; GO_process: GO:0015986 - ATP synthesis coupled proton transport [Evidence IEA]; GO_process: GO:0015986 - ATP synthesis coupled proton transport [Evidence IMP,ISS] [PMID 10336613]; GO_process: GO:0015986 - ATP synthesis coupled proton transport [Evidence IDA] [PMID 20691145]; GO_process: GO:0015986 - ATP synthesis coupled proton transport [Evidence IMP,IPI] [PMID 9857174]; GO_process: GO:0042407 - cristae formation [Evidence IMP] [PMID 19528297]; GO_process: GO:0006811 - ion transport [Evidence IEA]; GO_process: GO:0006461 - protein complex assembly [Evidence IMP] [PMID 17761666]; GO_process: GO:0035786 - protein complex oligomerization [Evidence IMP] [PMID 16551625]; GO_process: GO:0015992 - proton transport [Evidence IEA]; GO_process: GO:0006810 - transport [Evidence IEA]), which yields MLRNQLLNNSRLIARRSVRYNSTASQASSAVSKASSAVSTITSKAAGFVNCSIYWAKVVAELGKHIYVKEGLSPPSGTQFQSVYKNLWQQILTQSKHFANSPAQLVDTVTGVSRQQVVAGGAYLVQFAGLFALGEIIGRRNVFGYPHHHVEEEAEHAAEH from the coding sequence ATGCTCCGCAATCAACTCCTTAACAACTCGAGACTTATCGCTCGTCGTTCGGTTCGTTATAACTCGACTGCCAGCCAGGCTTCCAGTGCTGTTTCCAAGGCTTCCTCGGCTGTCAGCACCATCACTAGCAAGGCTGCTGGCTTTGTTAACTGCTCCATCTACTGGGCCaaggttgttgctgagctCGGTAAGCACATCTATGTCAAGGAGGGTCTTTCTCCCCCATCTGGAACCCAATTCCAATCTGTCTACAAGAACCTTTGGCAACAAATCCTCACTCAATCTAAGCATTTTGCCAACTCTCCTGCCCAGCTTGTCGACACTGTGACTGGTGTCTCTAGACAACAAGTTGTTGCCGGTGGTGCTTACCTCGTTCAATTTGCTGGTCTTTTCGCATTGGGTGAGATTATTGGCAGAAGAAATGTCTTTGGCTACCCTCACCACCACGTCGAGGAGGAGGCTGAACATGCCGCTGAGCACTAG
- the ROK1 gene encoding RNA-dependent ATPase ROK1 (RNA-dependent ATPase; involved in pre-rRNA processing at sites A0, A1, and A2, and in control of cell cycle progression; contains two upstream open reading frames (uORFs) in 5' untranslated region which regulate translation; GO_component: GO:0030686 - 90S preribosome [Evidence IDA] [PMID 12150911]; GO_component: GO:0005730 - nucleolus [Evidence IEA]; GO_component: GO:0005730 - nucleolus [Evidence IDA] [PMID 9154839]; GO_component: GO:0005634 - nucleus [Evidence IEA]; GO_function: GO:0005524 - ATP binding [Evidence IEA,IEA]; GO_function: GO:0004004 - ATP-dependent RNA helicase activity [Evidence IDA] [PMID 23153376]; GO_function: GO:0008026 - ATP-dependent helicase activity [Evidence IEA]; GO_function: GO:0003723 - RNA binding [Evidence IEA]; GO_function: GO:0008186 - RNA-dependent ATPase activity [Evidence IDA] [PMID 18975973]; GO_function: GO:0008186 - RNA-dependent ATPase activity [Evidence IDA] [PMID 23153376]; GO_function: GO:0004386 - helicase activity [Evidence IEA,IEA]; GO_function: GO:0016787 - hydrolase activity [Evidence IEA]; GO_function: GO:0003676 - nucleic acid binding [Evidence IEA]; GO_function: GO:0000166 - nucleotide binding [Evidence IEA]; GO_process: GO:0006200 - ATP catabolic process [Evidence IEA]; GO_process: GO:0000480 - endonucleolytic cleavage in 5'-ETS of tricistronic rRNA transcript (SSU-rRNA, 5.8S rRNA, LSU-rRNA) [Evidence IMP] [PMID 9154839]; GO_process: GO:0000447 - endonucleolytic cleavage in ITS1 to separate SSU-rRNA from 5.8S rRNA and LSU-rRNA from tricistronic rRNA transcript (SSU-rRNA, 5.8S rRNA, LSU-rRNA) [Evidence IMP] [PMID 9154839]; GO_process: GO:0000472 - endonucleolytic cleavage to generate mature 5'-end of SSU-rRNA from (SSU-rRNA, 5.8S rRNA, LSU-rRNA) [Evidence IMP] [PMID 9154839]; GO_process: GO:0006364 - rRNA processing [Evidence IEA]; GO_process: GO:0042254 - ribosome biogenesis [Evidence IEA]; GO_process: GO:0048254 - snoRNA localization [Evidence IMP] [PMID 18833290]): MDIFKLLSRGATIQRNGKHQKDLELFNPNATAAKEVAAGSDSVDLKIAKEIDFFKNASKADKKAKKVSSETNNKDKKVKQSNKNVIDNRNDEDDEEDDAVSVPLSITSPEEASVQRKKFKIKTTGDDIPLPIGSFEDLTTRFQLHRHLLRNLEQQNFSSPTAIQSESIPILLHGRDLIACAPTGSGKTLAFSIPLVQSLKEHKTTGIRCLIVSPTKELATQIYNEVVKLSRGRDLNICILTKAAAAKFRNDALSRQKFDILITTPLRLVDAVKSEIIDLSHVQHLVLDEADKLFEQGFLEQTDDILAACSNPRLQKALFSATIPSGVEEMAKTIMHSPIRIIVGHKEGASHDIDQKLVYAGNEQGKLIAIRQMITGGEVVPPVIIFVQSIQRAKALFHELLYDKVNVDAIHGERTQNQRDKVIERFKQGEIWVLICTDVLSRGIDFRGVNLVINYDVPQSSQSYVHRIGRTGRAGRAGKAVTFFTKDDHDAVKNVVNVMKQSGCDVGDWMLKMKKITKNDKKQLKKKPVERTEISTVPSVIRQKRKQRRDMVEASKKRKLHSTDDGPASAEQSSDEASD; encoded by the coding sequence ATGGATATCTTTAAACTACTCTCGAGAGGAGCGACTATTCAGAGAAATGGCAAGCATCAGAAGGATTTAGAACTGTTTAATCCaaatgctactgctgccaaggaAGTGGCAGCAGGCTCTGATTCGGTAGATCTGAAGATTGCAAAGgaaattgattttttcaaaaacgCATCCAAGGCTGATAAAAAGGCCAAAAAGGTGTCTAGTGAGACCAATAATAAAGATAAAAAGGTGAAACAAAGTAACAAAAATGTCATTGATAATAGaaatgacgaggatgacgaggaGGATGACGCTGTTAGTGTACCACTCTCTATTACTTCTCCAGAAGAGGCCAGTGTTCAACGTAAAAAGTTCAAGATCAAGACCACGGGTGACGATATTCCTCTTCCAATTGGCTCGTTTGAAGATTTGACGACGAGATTCCAATTACATCGCCATTTATTGCGTAATCTCGAGCAACAGAATTTCTCATCACCTACAGCGATTCAGTCCGAGTCAATTCccattcttcttcatggAAGAGATCTTATTGCCTGTGCTCCAACTGGTTCAGGTAAAACATTAGCATTTAGTATTCCTTTGGTCCAATCTCTTAAAGAGCACAAAACAACCGGTATAAGGTGCCTGATAGTATCTCCTACTAAAGAGCTGGCTACTCAAATCTACAATGAAGTCGTTAAGCTCTCAAGAGGTCGTGATCTCAATATTTGCATTTTAACaaaagcagctgctgctaaatTCAGAAATGACGCTTTATCGAGACAGAAATTCGATATTCTCATCACCACTCCTCTGCGTTTAGTGGATGCTGTCAAATCTGAAATCATCGACTTGTCTCATGTTCAACACTTAGTACTCGATGAAGCTGATAAGCTATTTGAACAAGGCTTCTTAGAACAGACTGACGATATTTTGGCTGCCTGTTCCAATCCAAGATTACAAAAAGCTCTCTTTTCAGCCACTATTCCATCTGGTGTAGAAGAGATGGCCAAGACTATAATGCACTCACCTATTCGTATCATTGTTGGTCATAAGGAAGGTGCATCGCATGATATTGACCAGAAGCTAGTATATGCTGGAAACGAGCAAGGTAAACTTATTGCCATCAGACAAATGATTACTGGTGGTGAGGTAGTACCGCCAGTTATCATCTTCGTACAGTCGATTCAGCGTGCCAAAGCATTATTCCATGAGTTACTATATGACAAAGTCAATGTTGATGCTATTCATGGTGAACGTAcacaaaatcaaagagaCAAAGTAATTGAAAGATTCAAGCAAGGTGAGATCTGGGTTTTGATCTGTACTGATGTTTTGTCAAGAGGTATTGATTTCCGAGGGGTGAATCTTGTTATTAACTACGATGTACCACAATCCTCACAGTCGTATGTGCACAGAATTGGTCGTACTGGTCGTGCTGGACGTGCTGGTAAAGCAGTGACTTTCTTCACAAAGGACGACCACGACGCTGTGAAGAATGTCGTCAATGTCATGAAACAAAGTGGCTGCGATGTTGGTGATTGGATGCtcaagatgaagaaaatcaccaaaaacGACAAGAAgcaactgaagaagaaacctGTGGAGAGAACCGAGATTTCCACTGTTCCATCTGTCATCCGTCAAAAGCGTAAGCAGCGGCGAGATATGGTTGAAGCTTCCAAAAAGCGAAAGCTTCACAGTACAGATGATGGTCCTGCCTCAGCCGAGCAATCCTCTGATGAAGCATCTGATTAG
- the MRPL15 gene encoding mitochondrial 54S ribosomal protein YmL15 (Mitochondrial ribosomal protein of the large subunit; GO_component: GO:0005762 - mitochondrial large ribosomal subunit [Evidence IPI] [PMID 12392552]; GO_component: GO:0005762 - mitochondrial large ribosomal subunit [Evidence IDA] [PMID 9151978]; GO_component: GO:0005739 - mitochondrion [Evidence IEA,IEA]; GO_component: GO:0005739 - mitochondrion [Evidence IDA] [PMID 16823961]; GO_component: GO:0030529 - ribonucleoprotein complex [Evidence IEA]; GO_component: GO:0005840 - ribosome [Evidence IEA]; GO_function: GO:0003723 - RNA binding [Evidence IEA]; GO_function: GO:0004525 - ribonuclease III activity [Evidence IEA]; GO_function: GO:0003735 - structural constituent of ribosome [Evidence IPI] [PMID 12392552]; GO_function: GO:0003735 - structural constituent of ribosome [Evidence IDA] [PMID 9151978]; GO_process: GO:0090501 - RNA phosphodiester bond hydrolysis [Evidence IEA]; GO_process: GO:0090502 - RNA phosphodiester bond hydrolysis, endonucleolytic [Evidence IEA]; GO_process: GO:0006396 - RNA processing [Evidence IEA]; GO_process: GO:0032543 - mitochondrial translation [Evidence IC] [PMID 12392552]; GO_process: GO:0032543 - mitochondrial translation [Evidence IC] [PMID 9151978]) translates to MYLRQIPRSLRPFQPLGRLVVGESAGISHGQLAFKSQQTQQVRTLVYTKDGVVRARGLKKNEEEYLTVNGVTYPGNEDTLKDAKTFLGEEYSLPDPVILQTITHKSFAHGKKPYNEKLAILGKEFLRLQASHYAVSQTNDNPHAINKHNFDISPQPIEVLSSSVALHEVCKKTGIHKNIFWKKRISENTSTGQELDAKFTGEQSVFARSIHALIGAILLRHGEPKARKFISEKLLSGPYSLISVSEKVYAPRP, encoded by the coding sequence ATGTACTTACGACAGATTCCTCGTAGTTTGAGGCCATTTCAACCTCTTGGAAGGCTGGTCGTGGGAGAATCAGCCGGCATCAGCCATGGTCAATTAGCATTCAAGTCACAACAAACACAGCAAGTACGTACTCTTGTGTACACGAAAGACGGTGTAGTAAGAGCCCGGGGTCTCAAAAAGAACGAAGAAGAGTACTTGACAGTCAATGGGGTGACATATCCCGGTAACGAAGACACACTCAAGGATGCCAAAACCTTTCTTGGCGAAGAATATTCCCTACCAGATCCCGTTATTCTACAAACCATTACACATAAAAGTTTTGCCCACGGAAAAAAGCCATATAATGAGAAACTGGCTATTTTAGGCAAGGAATTTTTAAGGTTACAAGCCAGTCACTACGCAGTATCTCAAACCAACGACAATCCACATGCCATTAATAAACACAACTTCGACATATCTCCACAACCAATTGAAGTGCTGTCGAGCTCAGTGGCTCTTCACGAAGTGTGCAAAAAAACCGGCATTCacaaaaatatcttctggaagaagaggatctCCGAGAACACCAGTACGGGCCAGGAACTCGACGCCAAGTTCACTGGAGAACAGTCTGTGTTTGCCCGCTCCATCCATGCATTGATTGGCGCCATTCTCCTTCGCCATGGCGAGCCCAAGGCCAGAAAATTTATCTCTGAGAAGCTGCTTAGCGGTCCATACTCGTTGATATCGGTCTCGGAAAAAGTTTATGCCCCTCGTCCTTAG